A region from the Halomonas piscis genome encodes:
- a CDS encoding IS5 family transposase encodes MPRQMLTDEHWSKLKPILLQQGIYDKADLRTTIEGILYRMRTGCPWRDLPETFGPWNTVYKRFNAWSASGKLMRLFSSLVEEPDVEWLFIDGSYVKAHQDSTGAATEDAEAIGKSRAGNTSKIHLTVDAYGLPITFRITGGEVHDSTEARALIDDLPAGDALVADKGYDSERIREQIEAKGMAAVIPRKRNSKKGNANLDRGLYRYRHLVENAFARLKPYRAIATRYDKLKRNYESMVALACGFLWLPM; translated from the coding sequence ATGCCCCGACAAATGCTCACGGATGAACACTGGTCGAAGCTGAAACCTATCCTGCTTCAACAAGGTATTTATGACAAGGCCGACTTGCGTACCACGATAGAAGGCATCCTTTATCGGATGCGCACCGGCTGCCCGTGGCGGGACCTACCGGAGACGTTTGGCCCCTGGAACACGGTCTACAAGCGTTTTAACGCCTGGTCAGCGAGTGGAAAGCTGATGAGGCTTTTCAGCTCTCTGGTGGAGGAGCCTGATGTTGAGTGGCTGTTCATTGATGGCTCCTACGTCAAGGCCCACCAGGACAGCACCGGAGCTGCCACGGAAGACGCAGAAGCCATTGGCAAAAGTCGTGCAGGCAATACCAGCAAGATCCACTTGACCGTAGATGCCTATGGGCTACCGATAACCTTCAGAATAACCGGGGGTGAGGTGCACGACAGCACGGAAGCCCGGGCATTGATTGACGATTTGCCAGCGGGTGATGCATTGGTGGCTGACAAGGGCTATGACAGCGAGCGTATCCGTGAACAGATCGAAGCCAAGGGCATGGCTGCCGTCATTCCACGCAAACGCAACTCAAAGAAAGGAAATGCCAATCTGGACAGAGGCTTATATCGCTATCGGCATCTGGTTGAGAATGCCTTTGCTCGATTGAAGCCGTATCGCGCCATCGCAACGCGTTACGACAAGCTCAAGCGAAACTACGAAAGCATGGTGGCCTTGGCCTGCGGCTTTTTATGGCTGCCCATGTGA
- a CDS encoding cation:proton antiporter, whose translation MEVLLIGMLLLAGLAFGVLGSRFLRLPRVVGYILAGILFAPDLLGGPLGAETTEWTRSIVAVTLGIIAYLIGGAATVTQLRQLGWAIVTATAGKVAGSFLAVLTGFALVGLAVADVPGWTLALLLAAIATTTAPAAIVAIIHQYRARGPLTTTLLGMVALDDALALVIFSLVLAAMDSTGFAAAIPAVIWEIVAAIGFGTAGGYVVERTARYLPEPELQLVGLLGAIVLLTGLADAWHFSPLLAAMALGFFTRFFSGAHSEPLFRPLEQLQEVVFVLFFTLAGLHFAPGVVWGHAGLIALYFVLRAGGQIAGAMAGARLAGAPRVISHNVGLVMLPQGGVAIGMALLLTGVPRLEASALVIVNIVTATTLLTETLGAVAVRFGLGRAGELGQTATIGETEKTE comes from the coding sequence GTGGAAGTTCTGCTGATTGGAATGCTACTGCTGGCCGGGCTGGCATTCGGGGTGCTGGGCAGCCGCTTTCTGCGCCTGCCGCGCGTGGTGGGATATATATTGGCCGGCATCCTTTTCGCGCCCGATTTGCTTGGTGGGCCGCTGGGCGCAGAAACGACCGAATGGACTCGCTCTATCGTTGCCGTCACTCTCGGCATCATCGCCTATTTAATCGGCGGAGCGGCAACTGTCACGCAGCTTCGCCAGCTGGGCTGGGCGATTGTGACCGCGACGGCCGGTAAGGTGGCCGGTAGCTTTCTTGCGGTACTGACAGGGTTTGCGCTGGTGGGCCTGGCCGTGGCCGATGTGCCCGGCTGGACGCTGGCGCTGTTGCTTGCAGCGATCGCCACCACCACGGCGCCGGCCGCCATCGTGGCGATCATCCACCAGTACCGGGCTCGCGGCCCGTTGACCACCACGCTGCTGGGTATGGTGGCGCTGGATGATGCGCTGGCGCTGGTCATTTTCTCGCTGGTGCTGGCCGCCATGGACAGTACCGGCTTCGCCGCGGCGATTCCGGCCGTCATTTGGGAGATTGTGGCGGCCATCGGATTTGGGACAGCCGGCGGCTACGTGGTTGAACGCACCGCGCGTTATCTGCCCGAGCCGGAGCTGCAGCTGGTGGGGCTGCTTGGCGCCATCGTTCTGCTCACCGGGCTGGCTGACGCCTGGCATTTCTCTCCGCTGCTGGCTGCCATGGCGCTGGGCTTTTTCACTCGGTTTTTCAGTGGCGCCCATTCCGAACCGCTGTTTCGTCCCCTGGAGCAGCTCCAGGAAGTCGTCTTTGTGCTGTTCTTCACCCTGGCCGGGCTCCATTTTGCCCCCGGCGTCGTATGGGGACATGCGGGGCTGATCGCTCTGTACTTTGTACTGCGCGCAGGCGGACAGATTGCTGGCGCCATGGCCGGGGCGCGGCTGGCCGGCGCGCCCCGGGTCATCAGCCATAACGTGGGGCTGGTCATGCTGCCCCAGGGCGGGGTGGCTATCGGGATGGCGCTGCTGCTCACCGGCGTGCCGCGGCTGGAGGCGTCTGCGCTGGTGATCGTCAACATCGTCACCGCCACCACGCTGCTGACCGAGACACTGGGCGCGGTAGCCGTTCGCTTTGGGCTGGGTCGAGCCGGTGAACTGGGTCAGACAGCGACCATCGGCGAGACGGAGAAAACAGAATGA
- a CDS encoding ISL3 family transposase yields the protein MDGTQILTLGLGLEAPWILKDQHLDTSVSPHRLDLYVEAERGSLYPCPDCGEACPAHDFADKTWRHLNFFQHHCYLHARVPRTKCPEHGVKRIEVPWARPGSDFTLLFEQAAMSLVKEMPVLAVSRQLEISDKRLWRIVHHYVGRMLGQLDLSNVATVGVDETASRRGQRYVTVFLDMQRKQEPVIFAVPGHGKDAIEAFSAFLAAHGGDPDNVVEVVCDMSQAFLSGVAEYLPKAEVTVDWFHIVQTFTKRLDEVRKKERREQEHPKSLRWALLKSLDNENLTPKQLAALQELVADQSATSDAWVIKEKLRWIQKAPTPRAARWRITHYLKVMKAAVSEKPLLKPMGKALATLERHADAVVRRWISGLTNARLEGMNGLFQAARSRARGYRNEANFIAMIYLIGSPVGRLFDQAKST from the coding sequence ATGGACGGCACCCAGATTCTGACCCTCGGCCTGGGCCTGGAAGCGCCCTGGATTCTCAAGGACCAGCACCTGGATACCTCCGTATCGCCCCACCGTCTGGACCTCTACGTCGAGGCCGAGCGTGGCAGCCTCTACCCCTGTCCTGATTGCGGCGAGGCCTGTCCGGCTCATGACTTCGCTGACAAGACGTGGCGGCACCTGAACTTCTTCCAGCATCACTGCTACTTGCATGCTCGCGTGCCGCGTACCAAGTGCCCGGAGCATGGCGTCAAGCGTATCGAGGTGCCCTGGGCGCGTCCGGGGAGTGACTTTACCCTGCTGTTCGAGCAGGCGGCCATGTCGCTGGTCAAGGAGATGCCGGTGTTGGCCGTCTCCCGACAGCTGGAGATCTCCGACAAGCGGCTGTGGCGCATCGTGCATCACTACGTCGGTCGGATGCTGGGGCAGCTGGATCTGAGCAACGTGGCCACCGTCGGCGTGGACGAAACCGCGTCCCGGCGCGGCCAGCGCTATGTGACGGTGTTCCTCGATATGCAGCGCAAGCAGGAGCCGGTGATCTTCGCCGTCCCCGGCCATGGCAAGGACGCCATCGAGGCCTTCAGCGCCTTCCTGGCGGCCCATGGCGGCGATCCGGACAACGTGGTCGAGGTCGTCTGCGACATGTCACAAGCCTTCCTCAGCGGCGTGGCTGAGTACCTTCCCAAGGCCGAGGTCACGGTCGACTGGTTCCATATCGTGCAGACCTTCACCAAGCGACTGGACGAGGTGCGCAAGAAAGAGCGCCGCGAGCAGGAGCACCCCAAGTCGCTACGCTGGGCCCTGCTGAAGAGCCTGGATAACGAGAATCTGACGCCCAAGCAACTGGCGGCGCTCCAGGAGCTGGTGGCCGACCAGAGCGCCACGTCCGATGCCTGGGTGATCAAGGAGAAGCTGCGCTGGATCCAGAAGGCGCCGACGCCACGCGCGGCTCGATGGCGCATCACGCACTACCTCAAGGTCATGAAGGCGGCGGTCTCGGAGAAGCCATTGCTGAAGCCGATGGGAAAGGCCTTGGCGACGCTGGAGCGCCACGCCGATGCGGTGGTCAGGCGTTGGATTTCGGGACTGACGAACGCACGGCTGGAAGGCATGAATGGTCTGTTTCAGGCGGCTCGGTCACGCGCACGGGGTTACCGGAACGAGGCCAACTTCATCGCCATGATCTACCTGATTGGCAGCCCGGTAGGCCGCCTGTTCGATCAGGCCAAATCCACATGA
- a CDS encoding CBS domain-containing protein, whose product MKTSDWIAAYPVRALTLTGEYELQEAARMLLDNPERRDIFVLDAEGRVCGHLGFWHVSSLLLVALRPTHSLRELVERITLGSVAEHMNDRVMCAEADEEINDILYRHDLFQKHVERRVEDIPVVDEQRRLLGVIRLSDLLRHTLGAQEGIQNTR is encoded by the coding sequence ATGAAGACCAGCGATTGGATAGCTGCCTATCCGGTCAGGGCGTTGACCCTCACCGGTGAATACGAGCTGCAGGAGGCAGCCCGCATGCTGCTGGATAATCCGGAAAGGCGGGATATCTTCGTTCTCGACGCCGAAGGGCGGGTGTGCGGGCACTTGGGTTTTTGGCATGTATCCAGCCTGCTGCTGGTCGCGCTGCGCCCCACGCATAGTCTGCGCGAGCTGGTAGAGCGGATCACCCTGGGTAGCGTGGCTGAGCACATGAACGATCGCGTGATGTGCGCCGAGGCGGATGAGGAGATCAACGATATCTTATATCGGCATGATCTCTTTCAGAAGCACGTAGAGCGCCGCGTCGAGGATATCCCGGTAGTCGACGAGCAGCGCCGTCTGCTGGGCGTGATTCGCCTCTCTGACCTGTTGCGCCATACGCTGGGGGCACAAGAGGGGATCCAGAACACTCGATGA
- a CDS encoding IS3 family transposase, with protein MITVLEERPARLPLAMACRALGINRSTVYAWRKRRHEPYTGASTSRRHCPQPRALSAEERAKMLEIAHSEPYRDQPVYEIYHDLLQQGIYLGSLSTWYRQLREAKESGDRRPQRAPQHHAVPRITARAANEAWTWDISKLPTRRRGVYLNLYVVLDLYSRFIVAWMVSHKENAALAQQLFQEAVDRYGIPHGALTLHQDRGSPMIARSYLDLMGELGVTCSHSRPRVSNDNPFSESQFKTSKYQPDYPGRFESIVHARQWYSAYVDWYNLLHHHSGLAGFTPEQVFTGRYREIAEVRQRALDDSFEAHPERFLRGRPKVALPPDSVSINPVQPDDDDPAPYSVVNFPTLSAAGATATKSTLIFNDLSESG; from the coding sequence ATGATCACGGTGCTCGAAGAGCGCCCGGCGCGCCTCCCATTGGCCATGGCCTGCCGAGCCCTGGGCATCAACCGCAGCACGGTGTACGCCTGGCGAAAACGCCGCCATGAGCCTTATACCGGAGCTTCAACGTCGCGCCGGCATTGCCCGCAGCCCAGGGCCCTGTCGGCCGAGGAGCGAGCGAAAATGCTGGAGATCGCACATAGCGAGCCTTATCGGGATCAGCCGGTGTATGAGATCTATCACGACCTGCTGCAGCAAGGGATCTATCTTGGCTCGCTCAGCACGTGGTACCGGCAGCTGCGTGAGGCCAAGGAGAGCGGTGACCGCCGTCCTCAGCGTGCTCCCCAACACCATGCCGTCCCACGCATCACGGCAAGGGCCGCCAATGAGGCCTGGACGTGGGACATCAGCAAATTGCCCACGCGGCGACGCGGCGTCTACCTCAACCTCTACGTGGTGCTGGACCTGTACAGCCGCTTCATCGTGGCCTGGATGGTCTCCCACAAGGAGAATGCCGCCTTGGCTCAGCAGCTCTTCCAGGAGGCCGTGGATCGCTACGGTATCCCGCATGGCGCACTGACGCTCCACCAGGATCGAGGCTCGCCGATGATCGCCCGGAGCTATCTGGATCTCATGGGAGAGCTGGGGGTCACGTGCAGTCATAGCCGGCCGCGGGTCAGCAACGACAACCCCTTCAGCGAAAGCCAGTTCAAGACCAGCAAGTACCAGCCCGATTACCCGGGGCGCTTCGAGAGCATCGTCCATGCCCGGCAGTGGTACAGCGCTTACGTCGACTGGTACAACCTGCTGCACCATCACAGCGGGCTGGCTGGCTTCACGCCGGAGCAGGTCTTCACCGGCCGATATCGCGAGATTGCCGAGGTCCGCCAGCGAGCGCTCGATGACAGCTTCGAGGCGCATCCCGAGCGGTTCCTACGCGGACGCCCAAAGGTGGCGCTGCCACCGGACAGTGTCTCGATCAATCCAGTACAGCCCGATGACGACGACCCGGCCCCCTACAGCGTGGTGAACTTCCCGACGCTATCGGCGGCAGGTGCCACCGCGACGAAATCGACACTAATTTTTAACGATCTGTCCGAATCAGGTTGA
- a CDS encoding IS4 family transposase, translating to MQAPRFLHNLLTSSLSVIHAKRLQTVLDTVGALLGERRLGLTAIGRALPSSTDAKHAIKRVDRLLGNPHLHQERPLFYWLMASLLIGHTTRPLILVDWSPIDDRGRHFLLRAAVPFAGRSLPIFEKVHHKEGCPYCEAYLLDALARILPDKATPILVTDAGFRNPWFRAVEARGWYIVGRVRQPARYQASGEAWQPVKTLFQHATSEPQAWGSVRIAENHPFRAQMVLYYRPPRGRKHRNKQGRISRDGGSRTIARRQQEPWVLVSNLPDRSTLANKVVTIYRQRMQIEEGFRDVKSPLFGLGFGMHQSRQGKRIEVLLLIAMLANVAMMVAGLDVRARGQQRRYQSNSIRHRSVLSVWRLGLECLRRHQPDAVPWPAWTTLRARLREEVREQSLCGE from the coding sequence ATGCAGGCCCCTCGATTCTTGCATAACTTGCTGACGTCTTCACTCTCCGTGATCCATGCCAAGCGGCTACAGACCGTCCTCGATACCGTTGGCGCTCTGCTGGGCGAGCGACGTCTGGGATTAACGGCCATTGGCCGTGCGTTGCCGAGCTCGACGGATGCCAAGCACGCCATCAAACGAGTCGATCGACTATTAGGCAACCCTCACCTTCATCAGGAACGACCGCTGTTCTATTGGCTCATGGCCTCGCTGCTGATCGGCCATACAACGCGCCCACTGATTCTGGTGGACTGGTCGCCGATTGATGACCGCGGCAGGCATTTCCTGCTGCGTGCGGCGGTGCCCTTCGCCGGGCGATCGCTGCCCATCTTCGAGAAGGTTCATCACAAGGAAGGATGCCCATACTGTGAAGCCTATCTGCTGGATGCGCTGGCAAGGATCCTGCCCGACAAGGCCACGCCGATCCTGGTGACCGATGCCGGCTTTCGTAACCCGTGGTTTCGGGCCGTTGAAGCGCGCGGCTGGTATATCGTTGGACGGGTCCGTCAGCCCGCCCGTTACCAGGCGTCAGGCGAAGCATGGCAACCCGTGAAGACCCTGTTTCAACACGCGACATCGGAACCGCAGGCGTGGGGCTCCGTCCGGATCGCCGAAAACCATCCGTTCCGCGCTCAGATGGTGCTCTATTATCGACCGCCACGGGGACGTAAGCATCGCAATAAACAAGGCCGGATCTCTCGGGACGGCGGCAGCCGGACGATCGCCCGGCGTCAGCAGGAGCCCTGGGTGCTGGTCAGCAATCTGCCGGACCGCTCAACGCTGGCGAATAAAGTGGTAACGATCTACCGACAGCGCATGCAGATTGAGGAAGGGTTCCGCGATGTCAAAAGTCCCTTGTTCGGGCTGGGCTTCGGCATGCATCAGTCTCGCCAGGGCAAGCGCATCGAGGTCCTGCTGCTGATCGCCATGTTGGCGAACGTGGCCATGATGGTGGCCGGCCTGGATGTCCGAGCCCGGGGGCAACAGCGGCGCTATCAGAGCAACAGTATCCGGCACCGGAGCGTGCTTTCCGTGTGGCGCCTGGGCTTGGAATGTCTTCGTCGTCATCAACCCGACGCCGTGCCTTGGCCTGCTTGGACAACCCTCCGAGCACGACTTCGCGAGGAAGTCAGGGAGCAGAGCCTATGCGGCGAGTAG
- a CDS encoding aminopeptidase P family N-terminal domain-containing protein has translation MDHHAYRHVLAESLAESELPFPPAEFARRRQRVRETMQAVGLEALLLTDPADIFYLTGYHTFEVSVHACLVVSADRLVLQVPSIEIGPAVVTARVE, from the coding sequence GTGGATCATCACGCTTATCGCCATGTTTTGGCTGAAAGTCTGGCCGAGAGCGAACTGCCTTTTCCCCCTGCAGAGTTCGCGAGGCGCCGGCAACGGGTGCGAGAAACCATGCAGGCTGTCGGGCTCGAGGCGCTGCTGCTGACTGACCCGGCCGATATCTTCTATCTGACGGGGTATCACACCTTTGAGGTGTCGGTGCATGCCTGTTTGGTAGTGTCGGCCGACCGCCTGGTGTTACAGGTGCCCTCTATCGAGATCGGCCCTGCCGTGGTTACTGCAAGGGTGGAATGA
- a CDS encoding transposase has translation MPKPPTELPDHQVTPNPKLEKRTRRQFSTEYKLRILAEADACQHGELGQLLRREKLYNSQLTTWRKELAESGVEKLHKTAPGPNPSKTPEQKRIEALERENARLQQRLSTAEDCLSLQKKALSMLDRMNNGSEP, from the coding sequence ATGCCGAAACCGCCAACCGAGCTGCCCGATCATCAGGTCACGCCGAATCCCAAGCTGGAGAAACGCACACGTCGTCAGTTCTCGACCGAATACAAGTTGCGCATCCTCGCAGAAGCCGATGCCTGCCAGCATGGTGAGCTCGGGCAGCTGTTACGCCGCGAAAAGCTCTACAACAGCCAGCTGACCACTTGGCGCAAGGAGCTTGCCGAGAGCGGCGTGGAGAAGCTCCACAAGACCGCCCCAGGGCCGAACCCGAGCAAGACGCCGGAGCAGAAGCGTATCGAGGCACTGGAGCGTGAGAACGCCCGTCTTCAGCAGAGGCTCTCGACCGCCGAAGACTGCCTATCGCTCCAAAAAAAAGCGCTATCGATGCTCGATCGCATGAACAATGGGAGCGAACCATGA
- the zapE gene encoding cell division protein ZapE has protein sequence MSSSSPDAAAPSPLSAYRQALAFGFREDPAQHEAALCLQRCYEQLQAGQSAIRGVYLWGPVGRGKTWLMDRFYQALTIPARRQHFHHFMRWVHQRLFQLTGQEEPLTLLARELASEARVLCLDELFISDIGDAMLVGGLFQQLLAQGLVLVSTSNQPPDDLYKDGFNRERLLPAIAAIKQHTQVVDVDGGRDHRLHPGERQQRYWVNEPQALEKAFAERLSQGEQPHSEPLLLGHRKIPVVKRSQHMLWCRYDDLCEQKLASQDFIELCDRFSHVFLSEVPQLTGSSRQKTIARGTEDGVVQVEAGERRLPALSHQDDGVRRFIALVDECYDRGIPLYLDAAVPLHELYRDGALAFPFRRTLSRLQEMQLRRFGSPMPK, from the coding sequence ATGAGCTCCTCTAGCCCAGACGCGGCGGCGCCTTCCCCGCTTTCAGCCTATCGGCAAGCGCTGGCCTTCGGCTTTAGAGAGGACCCTGCCCAGCATGAAGCGGCCCTGTGTCTGCAGCGCTGTTATGAGCAGCTGCAGGCGGGCCAGTCGGCTATTCGGGGTGTGTATCTCTGGGGGCCGGTGGGTCGCGGTAAAACCTGGTTAATGGATCGTTTCTACCAGGCGTTAACCATACCGGCCCGCAGGCAGCACTTTCACCACTTCATGCGCTGGGTTCACCAACGCCTGTTTCAACTCACCGGCCAGGAAGAGCCGCTGACACTGCTTGCGCGGGAGCTGGCGTCTGAGGCGCGTGTGCTGTGTCTGGACGAGCTGTTTATCAGCGATATTGGCGACGCCATGCTGGTCGGCGGCTTGTTTCAGCAGCTGCTGGCTCAAGGCCTGGTGCTGGTGAGTACGTCCAACCAGCCGCCAGACGATTTGTACAAGGACGGCTTTAATCGTGAGCGACTATTGCCAGCTATCGCGGCCATTAAACAGCATACGCAGGTAGTGGACGTTGATGGCGGCCGGGATCACCGGCTGCACCCCGGGGAGCGCCAGCAGCGCTATTGGGTTAATGAGCCGCAGGCGTTGGAAAAAGCCTTTGCCGAACGCCTAAGCCAGGGTGAGCAGCCACATAGCGAACCCCTGCTGCTGGGTCACCGCAAGATTCCGGTGGTGAAGCGAAGCCAACATATGCTCTGGTGTCGTTACGACGACCTATGCGAGCAAAAACTGGCATCGCAGGATTTTATCGAGCTGTGTGACCGCTTTTCCCATGTTTTCCTGAGCGAGGTGCCGCAACTGACCGGTAGCAGCCGGCAAAAGACGATAGCTCGTGGCACGGAAGACGGGGTGGTGCAGGTCGAAGCCGGGGAGCGCCGGCTGCCGGCGCTATCGCATCAGGACGATGGCGTGCGCCGATTTATTGCGCTGGTGGACGAGTGTTACGACCGCGGCATACCGCTTTACCTGGACGCAGCCGTGCCGCTACATGAGCTTTACCGCGACGGCGCGCTGGCCTTTCCCTTCCGTCGCACGTTGAGCCGTCTGCAGGAAATGCAGCTGCGGCGTTTTGGATCGCCCATGCCGAAATAG
- a CDS encoding cysteine hydrolase family protein, whose amino-acid sequence MTKRAIIVVDFQNEYLPTGKLPLTGMDHALANAARLIDAARDGGEALFHVRHEFAEPDAQVFVPGSDGVETISAVAPAEGEPVVLKNYPNAFRGTNLKQQLDEQDIEEVVIIGAMSHMCVEGTSRAASDLGYAVTVVEDACATMELEFHNTKVPAAQVHATAMAALAFAYASITGTEAYLAG is encoded by the coding sequence ATGACCAAGCGCGCTATTATCGTCGTAGACTTTCAGAACGAATATCTTCCCACCGGCAAGCTACCGTTGACCGGTATGGATCACGCCCTGGCAAATGCCGCTCGCCTTATTGATGCGGCGCGTGACGGGGGAGAAGCGCTCTTTCATGTTCGCCATGAGTTTGCCGAGCCCGACGCGCAGGTTTTTGTACCGGGAAGCGATGGCGTTGAGACGATTTCCGCCGTCGCACCAGCCGAAGGCGAGCCTGTCGTCCTCAAGAACTATCCTAATGCGTTTCGCGGCACTAACCTGAAGCAGCAGCTGGATGAGCAGGATATCGAGGAAGTGGTGATCATTGGCGCCATGAGCCATATGTGTGTGGAAGGGACCTCCCGCGCGGCCAGTGACCTTGGCTATGCCGTTACCGTCGTGGAGGATGCGTGCGCCACAATGGAGCTGGAGTTCCACAACACGAAGGTGCCGGCGGCCCAGGTACACGCGACGGCCATGGCGGCGCTGGCGTTTGCCTATGCGTCCATTACCGGCACTGAGGCCTACCTGGCCGGCTGA
- a CDS encoding BCCT family transporter, which yields MSLFIASATIMALLLIFVGWQGDVAATLFSRLQDIMAGSTGWLLIFIMNAVLLFALYLLFTPLARIRLGGPEARPEFSRLDWFGMLFAAGMGIGLLFYSVSEPLQHYASFGPYLNSDAATAQFSMEMTFLHWGLHPWGIYALVGLTLAFFHYNAGHRLSFEAPLRELLPAAWARRLGWVANMAAVIGTIFGITTSLGLGASQASAGIAELTELDASLGLNLGIIGGVCALAMVSVLSGLGNGVRLLSKLNLVIAASLMLFVLFAGQPLFVFKALGEHLGSYINDLPKLSTWNETYTGTHWQDQWTIFYWSWWISWSPFVGMFIAQVSRGRTIREYLLGVLFVPTLFNFLWMTVFGSNALFLELFEDAGFADIVTVAPDESLYRLLDYLPLSPFTTGVAVLVVLIFFVTSADSGALVVSTLTSNGNAPSWRQRFFWVAAVGLVTAFLLRAGGLDALQSAAIASGLPFGLLLLTFIPALSIALRRSLST from the coding sequence ATGAGCCTGTTCATTGCCTCCGCCACCATCATGGCTCTGCTGCTGATATTTGTTGGCTGGCAAGGCGACGTCGCCGCCACGCTGTTCTCGCGCCTACAGGACATCATGGCAGGCTCTACCGGCTGGCTGCTCATTTTCATCATGAACGCCGTGCTGCTGTTTGCCTTATATCTCTTGTTTACTCCGCTGGCGCGAATTCGCCTGGGCGGGCCCGAGGCACGCCCCGAGTTCAGCCGTCTTGACTGGTTTGGCATGTTATTCGCCGCGGGCATGGGCATCGGGCTTTTGTTCTACAGCGTTTCCGAGCCGCTGCAGCATTACGCGTCGTTCGGCCCTTATCTGAATAGCGATGCCGCTACTGCCCAGTTTTCCATGGAAATGACGTTTCTTCACTGGGGCCTTCATCCCTGGGGTATCTACGCTCTCGTAGGACTAACGCTGGCCTTCTTCCATTATAACGCCGGCCACAGGCTCAGCTTCGAGGCGCCGCTACGCGAGCTTCTACCCGCCGCCTGGGCACGCCGTCTGGGCTGGGTGGCGAACATGGCAGCCGTCATTGGCACTATTTTTGGCATCACCACTTCACTTGGGCTGGGCGCCAGCCAGGCCAGCGCCGGCATCGCCGAGCTAACCGAGCTGGACGCCAGCCTGGGCCTCAACCTGGGCATTATCGGCGGGGTATGCGCGCTGGCCATGGTTAGCGTACTCAGCGGACTGGGCAACGGCGTGCGTCTACTCAGCAAGTTGAATCTGGTCATCGCGGCCAGCCTGATGCTCTTTGTGTTATTTGCCGGCCAGCCGCTGTTTGTTTTCAAGGCGCTGGGCGAGCATTTGGGCAGCTATATCAACGATCTACCCAAGCTATCCACCTGGAACGAGACCTATACCGGCACCCACTGGCAGGATCAATGGACCATTTTCTACTGGAGCTGGTGGATCTCCTGGTCCCCGTTCGTGGGCATGTTCATCGCTCAGGTCTCCCGGGGTCGGACCATCCGCGAATATCTGCTTGGCGTGCTGTTTGTCCCAACCCTTTTCAACTTCCTGTGGATGACGGTATTTGGCAGCAACGCGCTGTTTCTGGAACTATTCGAGGATGCCGGCTTTGCCGACATCGTGACCGTTGCTCCTGACGAAAGCCTCTATCGCTTGCTCGACTATCTCCCGCTGAGCCCCTTCACTACCGGCGTGGCCGTGCTGGTAGTGCTGATATTTTTCGTTACCTCAGCCGACTCCGGCGCCCTGGTGGTGTCAACGCTGACGTCGAACGGTAACGCCCCCAGCTGGCGACAGCGCTTTTTCTGGGTAGCCGCGGTAGGCCTGGTCACCGCCTTCTTGCTGCGAGCAGGTGGACTCGACGCCCTCCAGTCTGCGGCCATTGCCAGCGGCCTGCCCTTTGGCCTGCTGCTGCTGACCTTCATCCCCGCGCTTAGCATCGCCCTGCGTCGGAGTCTGTCAACATAG